A genomic stretch from Hymenobacter psoromatis includes:
- a CDS encoding NADP-dependent oxidoreductase, giving the protein MSYSNTQVKLASRPTGEPTPANFTIEATEVPAVRPGQVLVKNQLLSLDPAMRGWMNAGKSYLPPIGIGEVFRALGAGQVVESQHPAFAVGDYVAGGVMAQQYLLSDGAAAADPASPAFLQKIDIQQAPLETYLSTLGMPGMTAYFGLLNTGQPKAGETVVVSAASGAVGSVVGQIAKIKGCRVVGIAGEPEKCAYCVQELGFDACVNYKSADFAQELKAACPEGIDVYFDNVGGDILDLALSMLRLHARVVVCGAISQYNNTTPIKGPANYLSLLMNRARMEGLVVFDNAAHYAEAAHEMAGWLRAGQLQAPKVQTEHGLENFLPALLKLFSGENFGKLVLAV; this is encoded by the coding sequence ATGTCTTACTCCAACACCCAGGTCAAGCTGGCTTCGCGGCCCACAGGCGAGCCTACCCCCGCCAATTTCACCATCGAAGCCACCGAGGTGCCCGCCGTGCGGCCGGGCCAGGTGCTGGTCAAAAACCAGCTGCTCTCGCTCGACCCGGCCATGCGCGGCTGGATGAACGCGGGCAAAAGCTACCTGCCGCCGATTGGTATCGGGGAGGTTTTTCGGGCGCTGGGCGCGGGCCAGGTGGTCGAAAGCCAGCATCCGGCCTTTGCGGTGGGCGACTACGTGGCTGGCGGCGTCATGGCGCAGCAGTACCTGCTGAGCGACGGCGCGGCGGCCGCTGACCCGGCCAGTCCCGCCTTTTTGCAGAAAATAGACATCCAGCAGGCTCCCCTCGAAACCTACCTCTCCACCCTCGGGATGCCGGGCATGACCGCCTACTTCGGCCTGCTGAACACCGGCCAGCCTAAGGCCGGCGAAACCGTGGTGGTCAGCGCCGCGTCCGGGGCGGTGGGTAGCGTGGTGGGCCAAATCGCCAAAATCAAGGGCTGCCGCGTGGTGGGCATCGCCGGCGAGCCGGAAAAGTGCGCCTACTGCGTGCAGGAGCTGGGTTTCGACGCCTGCGTGAACTATAAGTCGGCCGACTTTGCCCAGGAGTTGAAGGCCGCCTGCCCCGAGGGTATTGACGTGTATTTTGATAACGTGGGCGGCGACATTCTGGACCTGGCCCTGAGTATGCTGCGGCTGCACGCCCGCGTGGTCGTCTGCGGGGCCATCTCGCAATACAATAACACGACGCCCATCAAAGGCCCCGCCAACTACCTCTCGTTGCTTATGAACCGCGCCCGCATGGAAGGCCTCGTGGTGTTTGACAACGCTGCCCACTACGCCGAGGCCGCCCACGAAATGGCCGGCTGGCTGCGCGCCGGCCAGCTTCAAGCCCCCAAAGTGCAGACCGAGCACGGCCTCGAAAACTTCCTGCCCGCGCTGCTCAAGCTGTTTTCGGGCGAGAATTTCGGTAAGCTCGTGCTGGCAGTGTAA
- a CDS encoding DNA-binding response regulator: MHVLLLEDEPGIARFVKQGLEEEGYAVDVADNGPDGLARALAQPYDLLLLDWMLPGLTGLEVCRQLRARGVGAPVIFLTAKDTVPDTITGLQAGANDYIKKPFHFEELLERIRVQLRVAGPAGGPAERFTVGPIVLDVATHQVHKDDKEIPLTQKEFALLEYLLRHKGKVCRRQSIIENVWDIHFEYNTGVLDVYMNALRKKLSLSKDDDYLQTIRGIGYVARD, encoded by the coding sequence ATGCACGTATTATTATTGGAAGATGAGCCGGGCATTGCCCGGTTTGTGAAGCAGGGCCTGGAGGAGGAAGGCTACGCCGTGGACGTGGCCGACAACGGCCCTGACGGCCTGGCCCGCGCCCTGGCCCAGCCCTACGACCTGCTGCTGCTCGACTGGATGCTGCCCGGCCTCACGGGCCTGGAGGTGTGCCGGCAGCTGCGGGCGCGGGGGGTAGGCGCGCCCGTCATTTTTCTCACCGCCAAAGACACCGTGCCCGACACCATCACCGGCTTGCAGGCGGGCGCCAACGACTACATCAAAAAGCCCTTTCACTTCGAAGAACTGCTGGAACGCATTCGGGTGCAGCTGCGGGTGGCGGGGCCGGCGGGCGGCCCCGCCGAGCGGTTCACGGTGGGGCCCATCGTGCTCGACGTGGCTACTCACCAGGTGCATAAAGACGACAAAGAAATACCGCTGACCCAGAAAGAATTCGCGCTGCTCGAATACTTGCTGCGCCACAAAGGCAAGGTGTGCCGCCGCCAGAGCATTATTGAAAACGTGTGGGATATCCACTTCGAATACAACACCGGCGTGCTGGACGTGTACATGAACGCGCTGCGCAAAAAGCTGAGCCTCAGCAAAGACGATGACTACTTGCAGACCATTCGCGGCATTGGCTATGTCGCCCGCGACTAG
- a CDS encoding alcohol dehydrogenase, producing MATHRELGHSGLQLAPLVLGGNVFGWTADEQTSFAVLDAFVAGGGNAIDTADVYSAWVPGHEGGGQSETVIGKWLKQRGRRDDVLLFTKVGMDLGDGKNGLAKDYIKRAVEASLQRLQTDYIDLYQSHQDDESLPVTEPLEAYAELLKEGKIRAIGASNFSPQRLQAALDAGGKNGLPRYESIQPEYNLYEHETFEKDDLPLVQASGIGVIPYFGLASGFLTGKYRSEADLQKSPRGAGIGKKYLNDKGFRILKALDAVAARHGISQAQVALAWLMQAPGITAPIASATKVAQVQELLKAMDVRLTPQDAQELQAGPAY from the coding sequence ATGGCAACTCATCGTGAACTCGGCCACTCCGGCCTGCAACTTGCCCCGCTCGTGCTGGGCGGCAACGTCTTTGGCTGGACGGCCGACGAGCAAACTTCCTTCGCCGTGCTCGATGCCTTCGTGGCGGGCGGCGGCAACGCGATTGACACGGCCGACGTGTACTCGGCCTGGGTGCCCGGCCACGAAGGCGGCGGGCAGTCTGAAACCGTCATCGGCAAGTGGCTGAAGCAGCGCGGCCGGCGCGACGACGTGCTCCTCTTCACCAAAGTGGGCATGGACCTCGGCGATGGCAAAAATGGCCTGGCGAAAGACTACATCAAACGCGCCGTAGAAGCCTCGCTCCAGCGCCTGCAAACCGATTATATTGACCTCTACCAGAGCCACCAAGACGACGAGAGCCTACCCGTGACCGAGCCCCTCGAAGCCTACGCCGAGTTGCTGAAGGAAGGGAAAATCCGCGCCATCGGGGCCAGCAACTTCTCGCCCCAGCGCCTGCAAGCCGCTCTGGATGCGGGGGGTAAGAACGGCCTGCCGCGCTACGAAAGCATCCAACCCGAGTACAACCTCTACGAGCACGAGACTTTTGAAAAGGACGACTTGCCGCTGGTGCAGGCCAGCGGCATCGGCGTGATTCCGTATTTTGGGCTGGCTTCGGGCTTCCTCACCGGCAAGTATCGGAGCGAAGCCGACTTGCAGAAAAGCCCGCGCGGCGCGGGCATCGGCAAAAAGTATTTGAACGACAAAGGCTTCCGCATTCTAAAAGCGCTGGACGCGGTGGCCGCCCGCCACGGCATCAGCCAGGCGCAGGTGGCGCTGGCCTGGCTCATGCAGGCTCCCGGCATCACGGCCCCCATCGCCAGCGCCACCAAAGTGGCGCAGGTGCAGGAGCTGCTAAAGGCGATGGACGTGCGCCTGACGCCCCAGGACGCGCAGGAGTTGCAAGCCGGCCCTGCATACTAA